ATCTTTTCAAAGAGGGGATCAAACCCATGTGGGAGGTGAGTTGGAGCTCTCATTTCTGCCTTGGTATTTTCCTAGAGTATTCTGGAGGGAACCTTCTACAGTGAAGGGACTCCTGTCATTAAATGGCACTTCAGGCTTCTCTTGGGTGCAGGCCTTTCTTCTGGGTTTCCTGTAAACTTCTCTTCAGAACCATGTAACCTAAAAGACTACAGCTGTATGTAGAGCTGGAGATGGAAAGAAGACTTAGcccttcatttgcttttttttgttccagggCACTTGGTTTGCTTCTGTTCATTCCTATCCAAacctgttaaaaagaaaaaaaaaaaaatctttgcccAGCAAATCATTCTTCTAGTTCCTGGCCTGCTTCCAGCAATGACCAATACCATTCGCAATACGAGGATTTTATGTGTTGCTCTGAAGTACCTAATTATGCTGCTTGGTCCAGAGAAATTTATATGTGACCCTAGTTGGCAATTATTTTAAGCAAGGTGTTTTATAGCCAGTTACTGCAAATACAATTTATATAAAACGTTTAACCCTCTTCGGACTCCTAGTGAGCTAGCTGCTCTGATAATGTGCCAGCCAGAGAGTCCACAAGTTAATGATACCAGAATTCCTATAAAACATTTCCCTGTAGCCATTTTAAGATGGGGGTGGAAagattctttgtttttttttacttctggcCCAACTCCCTTCTTATATTTATAGAAGAGGACCTGGGATCTTGCTGCTGGCCTTCCGTTTGCTGCTTGCTTTGTAGGGCTTTGTTTATGctcctttctcttccaaacTAATCCTTACTTGCTGTCATTCTTGTAGGCATATATATGTCTGTATGTAGCTCTGATCTTTTTCTGGATCCATCTGTGCCTTTTCTGGGTGAAGTCAGAAGCACTAAGCATAATGTTCCCTGGTGATTTACTGGGCTGCAGATCGTTATTATTCTGGTAAAGGGAAATCAAATGCTTGACTGAACTGAAGCTTGTTTAACCTGAAGGAAAACTAACAATAACCATAAAACACACAATACAGCATCTGCCTCCCAATCACTGTTCTCTTTCTAGCCTTGAACCTGCTTCAGccatctttgaaatattttgagcaataccattttctcttctgatcCCCATTAGTCATTGTGGAAAGTTTGAGGAGTTAAACCCAACTGCCTGCTTAAAGGCTGAACCCTAGATGGCTTAATTCTTAAAGTGTGATGTTGACAACTTGGAAAACAAGGACGCTTAATCAGAAGGTGGTTTGCATTTCATGGGAGTATGCCACATTCCTAGAACTTGTGTTGATTTGAATTCCTCACCAAGCATGTGGCTGCTGTCATGCTTTGAGGTTTCTCTGGAGCTGACGTCTTCCCCTTTCAGCACAGGCTTTAGCACGTACCTGAAAACCAGGAGTCTGGTGAATGCTGCTGTTGTGCTGGCACTTCCATGTTTGCTCAGGATTGCTTCATTAGCACTTGCTGTCTCTGAGAGCACACAAATGTTTATCTGAGCCCTAGAGAAGCTTTAAGGCTAAAATAAAGTTAAGTCTATTGCATTAAGAAGGGTCGGGCTGCCTCGCCTAGCATCTTTCAGGTGTGTCCCAGCTTGGCAGAGGGGTTTACTAGTGATTTAGCCAGGGACGTCCTGTGTTGTGCAGTCCCCTCTGAGTTATCCTTTgttcttctttgtttctgtcCTAGACctgtcttccctttcccttcctaaCTGCCACTTCTTTGACTTGTTCCTACCTCTCTCTCTTTGGCTTTGGATGGAATTTGTTCCCCTCTCACCTTATGAGATCTCCCAGCTACACTGTTGTACAAGAGAATGCCACAGCGTTCTGCCcagaggaggagctgctgtTTCACGTAGGTGTGTGTTCTGTGAAGCAGGGGATCGGTAGcaatttttcagctctttttcaaGTGCAACATATAGAATCACAATACTGAGGTGACAGATTGAGTGCTTAGcataaattttttctttactctctCATCTTGTTTTTGGTAATTTCCTTGAGTCACTGCAGTCTGGAACAAACATCCAGCTGTATGGTGTGATCGTGTCAGTGGTTCCCAGAGAAAGGACTGGTCCTTTTGGTGTTAACACAACTTGTGAGCCCATTCCTGGAAATGTGgaaggaaaagtgtttttcaaCTTCAGTTGCTTTTAAATATCACTTTGCAAATTCGTTCCCTGCCTTCCATGTTCTGTGATGAgggatttttcctgttttgcaagCAAAACTACTTATGCAAGGGATTAGACAAAGGGGGAATCAGTCTCAGTTCAGGAATAGTTTTAGGGTCCTTGCCTCTGGTTCTGTGTGCCGGTTGGTAGGCTAGGGTTAGTCTTTGCTAGTGGGATCAAAACACTAGAGCTCAAGTCTACAGTGCGTAGAGCTTCATTTGGAACGGTGTGAGTCATTGTTTCAAATACTTTGTATTCAAAGTGGTGTACCTCTGTCTCTGCTTGTGTGGGGGAGAAGTGAAACGCTTTTACTTGAAAATACCTCCATTCTGTCCCTTGCCCCACCCAATCAATACCTGCTCCTGTCTGTGGCTCTGCTGTATTgtgggaagcagaaaaatagctcaaataaaacaaatcgATTTCTTGCCCCTCTTCCTAGGATGATGCCAACAAAAATGGAGGTAAATGGATTATCCGTCTGCGAAAGGGCTTAGCATCACGATGCTGGGAGAATCTCATTCTGGCAATGCTGGGAGAACAGTTTATGGTGGGGGAAGAAATCTGTGGGGCAGTTGTCTCTGTCCGATTCCAGGTAAGCACTTCTGAGAACTGGCATGTGCCTCCATTTGGCAGAGCTACAAAAAGTACCATCTGCTTACCCCTCACGTGCTATTCTGTAGGAGGATATTATCTCGATATGGAACAAGACAGCCAGCGACCAGGCCACGACAGCCCGGATACGCGATACGTTACGAAGAGTACTCAACCTACCTCCCAACACCATCATGGAATATAAAACACACACCGACAGCATCAAGTAGGTGTGGTGGCAGGGGGAGGGCCTACTGGTGGTTGCATGTGTGCTTGAGCAATTTAGTGCAGATTGCAAGAATTGAGAGAAGTGCTCGTGTGCATTGGGGCTGTTCGCTGTATGAACAGCAGCTATTGTTGCCAGTGTGCTTTGAAAGCCAAATATCTGTGTCGTTATTGTGCTGCTGTTAGGGACATTTGGTTCTAATAGTAGAACCgtatttttttgaagtgtatAGTCCAGGGCTTTGTTAGCAATCCACCCAGCCTGTCGCTTGGGAGATGGGCAGCCCAGTGTGGGGCTGTGGCTTGATGTATTCAAAGACAAGATTGCAGTGGGGGGGACAAGATCATTTGAATAAATAGAGATTCTGGGGAATAAAGTGCGGAAGCTAACGGGGATTTATAGTGCCATTAGACTTATAAATGGTCTTGGGAAAGTGCTGTGTGAATTTACAGTGCTCTACAAATGATTTCTAATCATAATAAACGTCGTATATTAAGTCTTCCAGGCCCTGGTGACAGAGGCTCTTTAACAAGACCAGAAAATCATGGTACACAGAGAGgacagctgtatttttaaataaacctaTTATAGCTTACCATACCAGGCCATTCAGGGTGACTTTTATTTCCCACAAAGTGACAAAAAATTGCATATATAGGTATTAGTTAGAGGtgaataatgtaatttttttttcttaagtgtatTATAAACCAATACACCGATTAGGTCATATTGGTTAAATTAACACTTGAAAAGGTGTACccagaaaaagaagtgaaacaAATTAAGAAGGCATTGATAGAGCTGTGAGCTTTCTAATCTAGCCCGTAATCAGCGTGCAAGTACCTTTCATTACTGCCTTTTATTATGTTAGTTTGTCGTTTCCACATAATCACCCTGTCATCAGTGTGGTGTCAAACAGTTGGGTGAGATCAATTCTGGTTTTAGCAGACAGCTAACTTCCAGTTGTGGCCAATTTTGGGTGTGTGTCACTAGCAATAATACAGAGGTCTCGTTTAAACTGCCTGTAGGCATCTAGGGTTCCATGTGGCTCTCCCTTCTGTGTGTGcgggagagagaaaggagggagaaattaTTATTGTTAAACTGAATCTTTTCCAGGCAGCTTTAGTTTCCGAAAGTTCCCACTTCTGTTGTTGAAATCTCGTGGTCATGATTTTGCCAGTAACATTTCTCGTGCACTTTTTGCCGGGAGAGGGCACTATCGACTCTCTGTCCATGTTATGAGATTGCAAAGTGCTCATGTGGACACATAACAGGGTATTTTACTCCTGTTTAGCAGTAGCAGACTGCGGACTGTGGTGGTGCAACTTTgtggtgggggaaggagggacgTGTTTGACTTCTCTCAGGCTCTGTAGGGAAAGCTGTGTACTGAGCCAACTGTCCTAAGCTGTGGTGGTGGTTCATGTGACAAGTTTAGAGTGGAAATGATGTGGCCTTTCCCTTATAAGCTATTGCACCAGCACTTCCTAGCACAGAGAATGCTGCTGTAGCAATGTTCGTAACTGTTCTTGCTCTGACAGGTGTCAGTCCTTGAGTGATGGTGCATTCAGTATCGTGGTCTTATTTTCCTACAACAGTGTAACATGCCATGCTTGCTGCCCTCTTCCTGCATAGCATCAAAGTTGCATTTTATGCTGCTGACGTATGGTGCAAAATGAACTTGTCCAAGAATAACAGGTGTTTGAGGAATCAAGTGTAGTAGCTCACATTACAGCTGGGAGCAATTCTTAAATAGGGGTGGACTGGCTTGTCTCccacttatttttctgtgagtAGGAGGGATAGTCAGGAGTTGGTTTGATGGTGTCCTGGTGAGGTAGATCTAAGCAATTAACCTTCTGCCATGTAGGCGACCATgagaactctttttttccattgcctCGCTTGAGCTGCAGCAGTCCGATTGCAGTGCTGTCCAACATCTCGTTCTAACGGCACTGGTGTAAATTCAGAGCAGAACTGCTTGTCAGTGGAGTTTCTGTGTAGTGATGTGTGGACCAACTTCTTGTGCCTTTCTCGCCTGGTACCAGCAgacagcaagcagcagcagctgcagagaggtGACGGTGTCTGCTTTGTTGACGGAGAAGAGCGGGACAGCCCCAGCTTTCAGTTTGACTCTGCTTGGCTATGCTTCATATCATTAAGGTTCTCTCACTAATGAAGAATCAGTTGTGTAACTAGTTCTATCCTCCATAAAGTCTTGGCTCCTTTTACTCACCCATCTATCAAGCCCTGTTGAAATACTGTCCGTCATGAATAAACTCCACTTATGCGGCGCATGTACCATGTGATTTATGACTCGGGAGGGCTTTCTAGCCAGCACTCTATATTCACACTCTGGCTGTGTTTTATGAAAGGCTCTAATGGAAGAGCCATGCTGTAGGCTTTGTCAGGACTGCCTTTTAGGGGGGCTTGtggcatttttcatttgtatggGCTGCATCTCTCCACTAGAGCTCTGCTCATGTGTGGGGTTTGATCGGCATTGATTGTGCTTCAGGGAAGGGAGCATGCTTAGCAAGAAAAGAACAGGCGTTTCTCAAAACCTTGACTTTTAGGTAGTGAATTGACCTGGATTAGCTTTTGACACACTGTAAATGAACACTTCTGTGGAAATTGCTAGCATGCCCCTCACTGTGGAACCTGAGCCCTGTGTTTCAGGTTTTATATATTCCTTTTGTGATGATGCATTTCACATTAACTCATTTTTAGACACCATTTTTCATGAGTTGTCAGTGAGGCTGCAGCCctctttgtttcagaaagcagtGGTGCTGGCAAGCTGCGTTTGAAAAGTATCTGTTGCTTCACAGCTATTCCAAGGAGCTATTCTGCATTCTGTCCTTTCTTCTCTCAGTGGTGGGGCTTGTGCATTTAGCCAGATAAGCAGATCTTTCATTgtaattttcctgtgtttgtcCTTTCTCTTGCTTGTGATATTGACAAGCTGCCTAAATCCCAGCGAGTGGAAGGGTCAGCCTAGTCTGTATTAATTTCCAATCTTGCTAGAAGAGCTAGAGCAATCTCTTGGACTCTGCTTAATTCCAGGGGATTTATAGTACCTTAGACGTTACAGTGCTGAGCACCTGAAAAGAACATATGTGCCATTTTATGGGCTACCTTGTTTCAGTAGGTGGAGAGAAATTGCTTCTCTGTGTTCCCTCAGAGGTGGACTGAGAGAGGTGTGCTCGGATGTAGTGAACCACTTAACAGGTTCTGCTCATCAGCGTTGTTAACCTTGGAGGTGATATGGTCCAGCAGTGACAGTGGGTTATGGACAGTGGCACTCCCTGTGGTttggaattaagaaaaaaaagaatgaccTATTACCTTTGCTGCTTTAGGAGGtgcactctgcttttttttgaaagcataatATTGCTGGCCACAGCCTGGTCATGTCTTAATGAAGCTACTGAAAATATTCCGGTATCTGTAGCAAGTGAACTGTGGTTGGGagaggggtggaggggaagcGATCACTGAAAAGTTGGATTTTTGAGCATTGAAGCGTGAAGTGCTTGGCTGTCTTGCATACACCTTTGCCCTGCTGGGGTTAtcagcctttcttttctgcactgCTAACTGCTAACAGTGACCATCTCCTGAGTTGAGAGCTCCCACCTGCAGTACGATCCAGGAATCCCAGGCAAATTCAACAACCTTGCTTCATATGCCAGGAGAGACCAGGGCTGTGACCATGCAGTAGGCTGCCACTGAGCTGGCTgctctggaaatattttggttGCTGTGTGACTTTATGGATCACCCTGTCAGCTCTAAAGCAAGactgctttttctgaaaacaaagcttcAGTTATTTGTAAGTGCCTGCTGCAGTGAGAGCTGAGCAGGGTATAAaactctcctttcctttcaaagTCACCACTGATAACTAACGGGACGGCTTGAGTAAATGAGGAGAATAGTTGATCTTAATAGGGCTGGCACTGCGTTCATTTCACTGCAGGCAGTtggaggaaacagcctcagacTATATTTTAGCTAGGAAACAAGCAGATACCCTATGGAGGGAATAAGGGTATGCACTGCAGGAAGAGTGGAGGGGTAAGGTTCTCGGGACAAAAAAGTGAGGAATGacaaaatgaggaagagaaatcCCCATGGAAGTGGCAGGTGTTTGGCAAGATCAGTGTTTGTGAGACAGTAAGCTGGTGGTGGGGTACTTGTGAGAAGTCTCCCTTGTTGTTACGAGTGCAGCTAATTTGGTAACTCTTACTGTTTTATAGCACTGGTTTCCATTTGCTTGCTAATTTCCAAGATCTTAGAAGAAATCCTCAGTGCTGCTGACCTAGTTGTGTCATCTTTGTCTTTGTATCTTAA
This DNA window, taken from Nyctibius grandis isolate bNycGra1 chromosome 8, bNycGra1.pri, whole genome shotgun sequence, encodes the following:
- the EIF4E2 gene encoding eukaryotic translation initiation factor 4E type 2 isoform X1 → MNNKFDALKDDDSGDHDQNEENNTQKDSEKEKNDREKPQSTTKRKAVVPGPAEHPLQYNYTFWYSRRTPGRPTSSQSYEQNIKQIGTFASVEQFWRFYSHMVRPGDLTGHSDFHLFKEGIKPMWETCLPFPFLTATSLTCSYLSLFGFGWNLFPSHLMRSPSYTVVQENATAFCPEEELLFHDDANKNGGKWIIRLRKGLASRCWENLILAMLGEQFMVGEEICGAVVSVRFQEDIISIWNKTASDQATTARIRDTLRRVLNLPPNTIMEYKTHTDSIKAWEEFHGLVNSSGR
- the EIF4E2 gene encoding eukaryotic translation initiation factor 4E type 2 isoform X2, which encodes MNNKFDALKDDDSGDHDQNEENNTQKDSEKEKNDREKPQSTTKRKAVVPGPAEHPLQYNYTFWYSRRTPGRPTSSQSYEQNIKQIGTFASVEQFWRFYSHMVRPGDLTGHSDFHLFKEGIKPMWETCLPFPFLTATSLTCSYLSLFGFGWNLFPSHLMRSPSYTVVQENATAFCPEEELLFHDDANKNGGKWIIRLRKGLASRCWENLILAMLGEQFMVGEEICGAVVSVRFQEDIISIWNKTASDQATTARIRDTLRRVLNLPPNTIMEYKTHTDSIKDNSSFRNTKITL